From Pseudomonas alcaligenes, a single genomic window includes:
- a CDS encoding carboxyl transferase domain-containing protein gives MAILHTQINTRSPEFAANSAAMLAQVSDLRALLARVHEGGGAKAQERHTSRGKLLPRERINRLLDLGSPFLEVGQLAAHEVYGEDVPAAGVVAGIGRVEGVECMIIANDATVKGGSYYPLTVKKHLRAQTIAQQNRLPCIYLVDSGGANLPRQEEVFPDREHFGRIFFNQANMSAQGIPQIAVVMGSCTAGGAYVPAMSDETIMVRNQATIFLAGPPLVKAATGEVVTAEELGGADVHCKTSGVADHYAENDEHALALARRCIANLNWRKLGQLQARTPLAPLHAADELYGVIPADAKQPFDVHEVIARIVDGSEFDEFKALFGTTLVCGFAHVHGYPVAILANNGILFAEAAQKGAHFIELACQRGIPLLFLQNITGFMVGKKYEEGGIAKHGAKLVTAVACAKVPKFTVIIGGSFGAGNYGMCGRAFEPRFLWMWPNARIGVMGAEQAAGVLVQVKREQAARAGHPFSDEEEARIKQPIVAQYEQQAHAYYSSARLWDDGVIDPAQTRDVLGLALSASLNAPIEPTQFGVFRM, from the coding sequence ATGGCCATCCTGCATACCCAGATCAACACCCGCTCGCCGGAGTTCGCTGCCAATAGCGCAGCCATGCTCGCCCAGGTCAGCGACCTGCGCGCCCTGCTCGCCCGCGTCCACGAAGGCGGCGGCGCCAAGGCCCAGGAACGCCACACCTCGCGCGGCAAGCTGCTGCCGCGCGAACGCATCAACCGCCTGCTGGATCTCGGCTCGCCCTTCCTCGAGGTCGGCCAATTGGCCGCCCACGAGGTGTACGGCGAGGACGTGCCGGCCGCCGGTGTGGTCGCCGGTATCGGCCGTGTCGAAGGCGTCGAGTGCATGATCATCGCCAACGACGCCACGGTGAAAGGCGGCAGCTACTACCCGCTGACCGTGAAGAAGCACCTGCGTGCGCAGACCATTGCCCAGCAGAACCGTCTGCCGTGCATCTACCTGGTGGACTCCGGCGGCGCCAACCTGCCGCGCCAGGAAGAGGTGTTCCCCGATCGCGAGCACTTCGGCCGCATCTTCTTCAACCAGGCCAACATGAGCGCTCAGGGCATCCCGCAGATCGCCGTGGTCATGGGTTCCTGCACCGCCGGCGGCGCCTATGTGCCGGCGATGAGCGACGAGACCATCATGGTGCGCAACCAGGCCACCATCTTCCTGGCCGGCCCGCCCCTGGTGAAGGCCGCCACCGGTGAAGTGGTGACCGCCGAGGAACTGGGCGGCGCCGACGTGCACTGCAAGACCAGCGGCGTGGCCGACCACTATGCAGAGAACGATGAGCACGCCCTGGCCCTGGCTCGGCGCTGCATCGCCAACCTCAACTGGCGCAAGCTTGGCCAGCTGCAGGCCCGTACTCCACTCGCCCCGCTGCACGCGGCGGACGAGCTGTACGGAGTGATCCCGGCCGACGCCAAGCAGCCCTTCGATGTGCACGAGGTGATCGCGCGCATCGTCGACGGCAGCGAGTTCGATGAGTTCAAGGCGCTGTTCGGCACCACCCTGGTCTGCGGCTTCGCCCATGTCCACGGCTACCCGGTGGCGATCCTGGCGAACAACGGCATTTTGTTCGCCGAGGCCGCGCAGAAAGGCGCGCACTTCATCGAACTGGCCTGCCAGCGCGGCATCCCGCTGCTGTTTCTGCAGAACATCACCGGCTTTATGGTCGGGAAAAAATATGAAGAGGGCGGCATCGCCAAGCATGGCGCCAAGCTGGTCACCGCCGTGGCCTGCGCCAAGGTGCCGAAGTTCACCGTGATCATCGGCGGCAGCTTCGGCGCCGGTAACTACGGCATGTGCGGCCGCGCCTTTGAGCCGCGCTTCCTGTGGATGTGGCCCAACGCGCGAATCGGCGTGATGGGCGCCGAGCAGGCCGCCGGCGTGCTGGTGCAGGTCAAGCGCGAGCAGGCGGCCCGTGCCGGCCACCCGTTCAGCGACGAGGAAGAGGCGCGCATCAAGCAGCCCATAGTCGCCCAGTACGAACAGCAGGCGCACGCCTACTACTCCAGCGCCCGCCTGTGGGACGACGGCGTGATCGACCCGGCGCAGACCCGCGACGTCCTCGGCCTGGCCCTCTCCGCCAGCCTCAATGCGCCCATCGAGCCGACCCAGTTCGGCGTGTTCCGGATGTAA
- a CDS encoding LysR family transcriptional regulator → MNLNKVDLNLFIVFDAIYTEANLTRAGQIVGITQPAVSNALARLRETFNDPLFVRTAQGMVPTPMAQNIIGPVRNALQLLRVSVQESRTFTPQQANKTYRISMTDLTEAVVLPPLFQRLRRLAPTVQIESFLAKRRETTKELAAGRLDFAVDAPLNTDPQVRHVKLMEDRYVCALRPNHPLAKEKLSLDEYLSLTHIQISSRRSGLGYVDLSLGKMGLQRKVALRSQHYLMATSVLLGTDMVMTVPERFARRHGLHYVQLPVSDVPSLETHLYWHESTDQDPANRWMREQIIEICQQVTAQEKKLDTEAKTLA, encoded by the coding sequence ATGAACTTGAACAAGGTCGATCTCAACCTCTTCATCGTCTTCGACGCCATCTATACCGAGGCCAACCTGACCCGTGCCGGGCAGATAGTCGGGATTACCCAGCCGGCGGTATCCAACGCCCTGGCCCGCCTGCGCGAGACCTTCAACGACCCGCTGTTCGTACGCACCGCCCAGGGCATGGTGCCCACGCCGATGGCGCAGAACATCATCGGCCCGGTGCGCAACGCCCTGCAGCTGCTGCGCGTGTCGGTGCAGGAAAGCCGCACCTTCACCCCGCAGCAGGCCAACAAGACCTACCGCATCAGCATGACCGACCTCACCGAGGCCGTTGTCCTGCCGCCGCTGTTCCAGCGCCTGCGCCGCCTGGCGCCGACCGTACAGATCGAGAGCTTCCTGGCCAAGCGCCGCGAAACCACCAAGGAGCTGGCTGCCGGCCGCCTGGATTTCGCCGTCGACGCACCGCTCAACACCGACCCGCAGGTGCGCCACGTCAAGTTGATGGAAGACCGCTACGTCTGCGCACTGCGCCCCAACCATCCACTGGCCAAGGAAAAACTGAGCCTGGATGAATACCTGTCGCTGACCCATATCCAGATCTCCAGCCGCCGCAGCGGCCTCGGCTATGTCGACCTGTCGCTGGGCAAGATGGGCCTGCAGCGCAAGGTCGCCCTGCGCTCGCAGCACTACCTGATGGCCACCTCGGTGCTGCTGGGCACCGACATGGTGATGACCGTGCCCGAGCGCTTTGCCCGCCGCCATGGCCTGCACTATGTGCAGCTCCCGGTCAGTGACGTGCCCTCCCTGGAAACCCACCTGTACTGGCACGAAAGCACCGACCAGGATCCGGCCAACCGCTGGATGCGCGAGCAGATCATCGAGATCTGCCAGCAGGTTACCGCCCAGGAAAAGAAACTCGACACAGAAGCCAAAACCTTAGCTTGA
- a CDS encoding acyl-CoA dehydrogenase — protein MDFAYSPKVQELRERVTAFMDTHVYPNEAVFEQQVNEGDRWQPTAIMEELKAKAKAEGLWNLFLPESEYGAGLTNMEYAPLAEIMGRSLMGSEPFNCSAPDTGNMETLVRYASEAQKKQWLEPLLTGEIRSAFAMTEPGVASSDATNMQANAVRDGDEWVINGRKWWTSGACDPRCKIMIFMGLTNPDAPRHQQHSMILVPTDTPGVKILRPLPVFGYDDAPHGHAEVLFENVRVPYENVLLGEGRGFEIAQGRLGPGRIHHCMRSIGMAERALELMCKRSVSRTAFGKPLARLGGNIDHIANSRIEINQARLLTLNAAYMMDTVGNKIAQSEIAQIKVVAPNVALNVIDRAIQIHGGAGVSNDTPLAYFYAMQRTLRLADGPDEVHRAAIGKFEIGKYVPREAMKASR, from the coding sequence ATGGATTTCGCCTACTCCCCCAAGGTTCAGGAACTGCGTGAACGCGTCACCGCCTTCATGGACACCCACGTCTATCCGAACGAGGCCGTGTTCGAGCAGCAGGTCAACGAAGGCGACCGCTGGCAGCCGACCGCGATCATGGAAGAGCTGAAAGCCAAGGCCAAAGCCGAGGGCCTGTGGAACCTGTTCCTGCCGGAGTCCGAGTACGGTGCCGGCCTGACCAACATGGAATACGCGCCGCTGGCCGAAATCATGGGCCGCTCGCTGATGGGCTCCGAGCCGTTCAACTGCTCGGCACCGGATACCGGCAACATGGAAACCCTGGTGCGCTACGCCAGCGAAGCGCAGAAGAAGCAGTGGTTGGAGCCGCTGCTCACCGGCGAGATCCGTTCCGCCTTCGCCATGACCGAGCCGGGCGTGGCCTCGAGCGACGCCACCAACATGCAGGCCAACGCCGTGCGCGATGGTGACGAGTGGGTGATCAACGGCCGCAAGTGGTGGACTTCCGGCGCCTGCGACCCGCGCTGCAAGATCATGATCTTCATGGGGCTGACCAACCCGGACGCGCCGCGTCACCAGCAGCACTCGATGATCCTGGTGCCGACCGATACCCCCGGGGTGAAGATCCTGCGTCCGCTGCCGGTATTCGGCTATGACGACGCACCGCACGGCCACGCCGAAGTGTTGTTCGAGAACGTCCGCGTACCCTACGAGAACGTGCTGCTCGGCGAGGGCCGCGGCTTCGAGATCGCCCAGGGTCGCCTTGGCCCAGGCCGCATCCACCACTGCATGCGCTCCATCGGCATGGCCGAGCGCGCGCTGGAACTGATGTGCAAGCGCTCCGTCAGTCGCACCGCCTTCGGCAAGCCGCTGGCGCGCCTGGGTGGCAACATCGACCACATCGCCAATTCGCGCATCGAGATCAACCAGGCGCGCCTGCTGACCCTGAATGCCGCGTACATGATGGACACCGTGGGCAACAAGATCGCCCAGAGCGAGATCGCCCAGATCAAGGTGGTGGCCCCCAACGTCGCGCTCAACGTGATCGACCGCGCCATCCAGATCCACGGCGGTGCCGGTGTTTCCAACGACACGCCGCTGGCGTACTTCTACGCCATGCAGCGCACCCTGCGCCTGGCCGACGGCCCGGACGAAGTGCACCGCGCGGCGATCGGCAAGTTCGAGATCGGCAAGTACGTACCGCGTGAAGCGATGAAAGCCAGCCGCTGA
- a CDS encoding MerR family DNA-binding transcriptional regulator produces MALTYSISDLARELDITTRAIRFYEEQGMLAPERRGQERVYTAKDKVTLKLILRGKRIGFSLAECKELIELYDPASGNRVQLHTFMAKISERRAQLEQQLLDIQQMQLELDTAEERCLAALEQTQA; encoded by the coding sequence ATGGCCCTCACCTACAGCATTTCCGATCTGGCCCGCGAGCTGGACATCACCACCCGAGCCATTCGCTTCTACGAGGAGCAAGGCATGCTCGCCCCCGAGCGCCGTGGCCAGGAACGCGTCTACACCGCCAAGGACAAGGTCACCCTCAAGCTGATCCTGCGCGGCAAGCGCATCGGCTTCTCCCTGGCCGAGTGCAAGGAACTGATCGAGCTGTACGACCCGGCCAGCGGCAACCGCGTCCAGTTGCACACCTTCATGGCCAAGATCAGCGAGCGCCGCGCCCAACTCGAACAGCAGTTGCTGGATATCCAGCAGATGCAGCTGGAGCTGGATACGGCCGAAGAGCGCTGCCTGGCAGCACTCGAACAAACTCAAGCCTGA
- a CDS encoding acetyl/propionyl/methylcrotonyl-CoA carboxylase subunit alpha has translation MSRKHIDTLLVANRGEIACRVMRTAKAQGLKTVAVHSAIDAHARHVREADLAVNLGGAKPAESYLLIDKIIAAAKASGAQAIHPGYGFLSENAGFASAIEAAGLVFLGPPASAIDAMGSKSAAKALMEDAGVPLVPGYHGEAQDVETFRVAAERIGYPVLLKAAAGGGGKGMKVVEREADLAETLESAQREAQSAFGDSRMLVEKYVLQPRHVEIQVFADSHGNCLYLNERDCSIQRRHQKVVEEAPAPGLSPELRRAMGEAAVKAAQAIGYVGAGTVEFLLDARGQFFFMEMNTRLQVEHPVTEAITGLDLVAWQIRAARGEALPITQAQVPLNGHAIEVRLYAEDTDNDFLPASGDLKLYREPAAGEGRRVDSGVVEGDTVSPFYDPMLAKLIAWGEDREQARQRLLAMLEETAVGGFASNLPFLRRVLAHPAFAAAELDTGFIARHQQQLLPAVAELPSEFWQLAGEAWLQSEAPRRSHEDYHSPWSGNLGWRAGLASETDLQLSCGEQRQTVHLRGALQSQLLGEQLWLEQDGLRRAHRAIRQGDALYLEWQGRLHEVRKVDPIAEVEASHAQHGGLTAPMNGSIVRVLVEPGQLVEAGTALVVLEAMKMEHSIRAPHAGTVKALYCGEGDMVSEGAALVELEEA, from the coding sequence ATGAGCCGCAAGCACATCGACACCCTGCTGGTGGCCAACCGCGGCGAGATCGCCTGCCGGGTGATGCGCACCGCCAAGGCCCAGGGCCTGAAGACCGTGGCCGTGCACAGCGCCATCGACGCCCATGCGCGGCATGTGCGCGAGGCTGATCTGGCGGTGAACCTCGGTGGTGCCAAGCCGGCCGAGAGCTACCTGCTGATCGACAAGATCATTGCCGCGGCCAAGGCCAGCGGCGCCCAGGCCATTCACCCGGGCTATGGCTTCCTCTCCGAGAACGCCGGCTTCGCCAGCGCCATCGAGGCCGCCGGCCTGGTGTTCCTCGGCCCGCCCGCCTCCGCCATCGATGCCATGGGCAGCAAGTCGGCGGCCAAGGCGCTGATGGAAGATGCCGGCGTGCCGCTGGTGCCCGGCTACCACGGCGAGGCCCAGGACGTGGAAACCTTCCGTGTCGCCGCCGAGCGCATTGGCTACCCGGTGCTGCTCAAGGCCGCAGCCGGCGGTGGCGGCAAGGGCATGAAAGTGGTCGAGCGCGAAGCCGACCTGGCCGAGACCCTGGAATCCGCCCAGCGTGAAGCCCAATCGGCCTTCGGCGACTCGCGCATGCTGGTGGAGAAATACGTGTTGCAGCCGCGCCACGTGGAGATCCAGGTATTCGCCGACAGCCACGGTAACTGCCTGTACCTCAACGAGCGCGACTGCTCAATCCAGCGCCGCCACCAGAAGGTGGTCGAGGAAGCCCCGGCCCCGGGCCTCTCGCCCGAGCTGCGCCGCGCCATGGGCGAGGCAGCGGTCAAGGCCGCCCAGGCCATCGGCTATGTCGGCGCCGGCACCGTAGAGTTCCTGCTGGACGCCCGTGGCCAGTTCTTCTTTATGGAAATGAACACGAGGCTGCAAGTTGAGCACCCGGTCACCGAGGCCATCACCGGCCTCGACCTGGTGGCCTGGCAGATCCGCGCCGCCCGTGGCGAGGCGCTGCCGATCACCCAGGCGCAGGTGCCGCTGAATGGCCACGCCATCGAGGTGCGCCTGTACGCGGAAGACACCGACAACGACTTCCTGCCCGCCTCCGGCGACCTCAAGCTGTATCGCGAGCCGGCTGCCGGCGAAGGCCGCCGGGTGGACAGCGGTGTGGTCGAGGGCGATACCGTCTCGCCCTTCTACGACCCCATGCTGGCCAAGCTGATCGCCTGGGGCGAAGACCGCGAACAGGCACGACAGCGCCTGCTGGCCATGCTGGAAGAGACCGCCGTCGGCGGCTTCGCCAGCAACCTGCCCTTCCTGCGTCGCGTGCTGGCCCATCCGGCCTTCGCCGCTGCCGAGCTGGATACCGGCTTTATCGCCCGTCATCAGCAGCAACTGCTGCCGGCCGTGGCCGAGCTGCCGAGCGAATTCTGGCAACTGGCCGGCGAAGCCTGGCTACAGAGCGAGGCACCGCGTCGCAGCCACGAGGACTATCACTCGCCGTGGAGCGGCAACCTCGGCTGGCGCGCCGGCCTGGCCAGCGAGACCGATCTGCAGCTGAGCTGCGGCGAGCAGCGCCAGACCGTGCACCTGCGCGGCGCGCTGCAGTCGCAGCTGCTGGGCGAGCAACTGTGGCTCGAGCAGGACGGCCTGCGCCGTGCCCATCGTGCCATCCGCCAGGGCGATGCGCTGTATCTGGAGTGGCAGGGCCGCCTGCACGAAGTGCGCAAGGTCGACCCGATTGCCGAGGTCGAGGCCAGTCACGCCCAGCACGGCGGGCTGACGGCGCCGATGAACGGCAGTATCGTGCGCGTGCTGGTCGAACCTGGCCAGCTCGTCGAAGCCGGCACCGCGCTGGTGGTGCTGGAAGCCATGAAGATGGAGCACAGCATCCGCGCGCCCCACGCCGGCACGGTCAAGGCGCTGTACTGTGGCGAAGGCGATATGGTCAGCGAAGGCGCTGCGCTGGTGGAGCTGGAAGAGGCCTGA
- a CDS encoding gamma-carboxygeranoyl-CoA hydratase, whose protein sequence is MTDFTTVQLEKDPRGFATLWLDRPEKNNAFNAEMIRELILAIDTIAADKTLRFLLLRGRGKHFSAGADLAWMQSCAKLDYNANLNDARELAELMYNLHGLKIPTLAVVQGAAFGGAVGLVSACDIAIGSEDALFSLSEVRIGLAPAVISPFVVQALGERNARRYALSAERFNGDRARALGLLAECYATSELETQVEHWISNLLLNSPQAMQVSKDLLREAASGVLTPALRRYTENAIARIRVSPEGQEGLNAFLEKRTPAWQEPQA, encoded by the coding sequence ATGACCGACTTCACTACCGTACAGCTGGAAAAAGACCCGCGCGGCTTCGCCACCCTGTGGTTGGATCGCCCGGAGAAGAACAACGCCTTCAACGCCGAGATGATCCGCGAGCTGATCCTCGCCATCGACACGATCGCCGCCGACAAGACCCTGCGTTTCCTGCTGCTGCGCGGCCGTGGCAAGCACTTTTCCGCCGGCGCCGACCTGGCTTGGATGCAGTCCTGCGCCAAGCTGGACTACAACGCCAACCTGAATGACGCCCGCGAACTGGCCGAGCTGATGTACAACCTGCATGGCCTGAAGATCCCCACCCTGGCCGTGGTACAGGGCGCGGCTTTCGGCGGCGCGGTTGGCCTGGTCAGTGCCTGCGACATCGCCATCGGCAGCGAGGACGCGCTGTTCTCCCTGTCCGAAGTGCGCATTGGCCTGGCCCCGGCGGTGATCAGCCCATTTGTCGTCCAGGCCCTGGGCGAGCGCAATGCGCGGCGCTATGCGCTGAGCGCCGAACGCTTCAACGGCGACCGCGCCCGTGCCCTTGGCCTGCTGGCCGAGTGCTACGCCACCAGCGAACTGGAAACCCAGGTCGAGCACTGGATCAGCAACCTGCTGCTAAACAGCCCGCAGGCCATGCAGGTGAGCAAGGATCTGCTGCGCGAAGCGGCCAGCGGCGTGCTCACCCCGGCCCTGCGCCGCTACACCGAGAACGCCATCGCCCGTATCCGCGTCAGCCCGGAAGGCCAGGAAGGCCTCAACGCCTTCCTGGAAAAACGCACGCCCGCCTGGCAGGAGCCGCAAGCATGA
- a CDS encoding TerC family protein, with product MNELLLFLNSPLLGTATWLWLAFLAIVVALLVFDLGILHRDQHEIEMRESLLLYSGYFSVGVLFGVWVWFELGAQSALEFYTGFLVEQSLSMDNVFVMAMIFGFFGIPRRYQHRVLFWGIIGVIVLRAIMIGLGTALVQEFEWILYLFGAFLLFTGVKMLFSREEQHPDLAQNPMLRFLRRHIRMTDELHGGHFFIRRPDAQGKLLLYATPLFLALLLIELADLVFAVDSVPAVFAITQDPFIVYTSNIFAILGLRSLYFALAALMHRFVYLKYALALVLIFIGSKIFLHGFIGKIPALLSLGVTFGLLAGGVLLSLLRTRDRPQSEQ from the coding sequence ATGAACGAACTGCTGCTATTCCTCAATTCCCCCCTGCTCGGCACCGCCACCTGGCTGTGGCTGGCTTTCCTGGCCATAGTCGTCGCCCTGCTGGTGTTCGACCTCGGCATACTGCACCGCGACCAGCACGAAATCGAAATGCGCGAGAGCCTGCTGCTGTACAGCGGCTACTTCAGCGTCGGCGTGCTGTTCGGCGTGTGGGTGTGGTTCGAGCTGGGCGCGCAGAGCGCGCTGGAGTTCTACACCGGCTTCCTGGTGGAACAGTCGCTGTCGATGGACAACGTGTTCGTCATGGCGATGATCTTCGGCTTCTTCGGCATCCCGCGGCGCTACCAGCACCGCGTGCTGTTCTGGGGCATCATCGGGGTCATCGTGCTGCGAGCGATCATGATCGGCCTGGGCACGGCGCTGGTGCAGGAGTTCGAGTGGATTCTCTACCTGTTCGGCGCCTTCCTGCTGTTCACCGGGGTGAAGATGCTGTTCAGCCGCGAGGAACAGCATCCGGACTTGGCGCAGAACCCCATGCTGCGTTTTCTGCGCCGGCACATCCGCATGACCGACGAGCTGCACGGCGGGCACTTCTTCATTCGTCGCCCCGACGCCCAGGGCAAGCTGCTGCTCTACGCCACGCCGCTGTTCCTCGCCCTGCTGCTGATCGAGCTGGCCGACCTGGTGTTCGCCGTGGACAGCGTGCCGGCGGTGTTCGCCATCACCCAGGATCCGTTCATCGTCTACACCTCGAACATCTTCGCCATCCTCGGCCTGCGCTCGCTGTACTTCGCCCTGGCGGCGCTGATGCACCGCTTCGTCTACCTCAAGTATGCCCTGGCCCTGGTGCTGATCTTTATCGGCAGCAAGATCTTCCTGCACGGCTTTATCGGCAAGATTCCCGCCCTGCTCTCGCTTGGCGTAACCTTTGGCCTGTTGGCGGGCGGCGTACTGCTGTCCCTGCTGCGAACCCGCGACAGGCCACAAAGCGAGCAGTAA
- a CDS encoding isovaleryl-CoA dehydrogenase — translation MSYPTLNFGLGETIDMLRDSVHQFAQAELAPRAAQIDRDNEFPMDMWRKFGDMGLLGMTVEEEYGGTNMGYLAHVVAMEEISRASASVGLSYGAHSNLCLNQIRKNGTHEQKAKYLPKLCSGEHIGALAMSEPNAGSDVVSMKLRAEKRGDRYILNGNKMWITNGPDANTYVIYAKTDINAGSRGMTAFIVERDYKGFSRHQKLDKLGMRGSNTCELVFEDVEVPEENILGGEGRGVAVLMSGLDYERTVLSGGPTGIMSACMDVVLPYVHERKQFKQSIGEFQLVQGKLADMYAGMNASKSYLYNVAKACDRGEESRKDAAAVILYTAEMATKMALDTIQLLGGNGYTNEYPAGRLLRDAKLYEIGAGTSEIRRMLIGRELYNETK, via the coding sequence ATGAGCTACCCGACCCTCAACTTCGGTCTCGGCGAGACCATCGACATGCTGCGTGACTCGGTGCACCAGTTCGCCCAGGCCGAGCTGGCCCCGCGCGCGGCGCAGATCGACCGCGACAACGAGTTCCCCATGGACATGTGGCGCAAGTTCGGCGACATGGGCCTGCTCGGCATGACCGTGGAAGAGGAATACGGCGGCACCAACATGGGCTACCTGGCCCACGTGGTGGCGATGGAAGAGATCAGCCGCGCCAGCGCCTCGGTCGGCCTGTCCTACGGCGCGCACTCCAACCTGTGCCTGAACCAGATCCGCAAGAACGGCACCCACGAGCAGAAGGCCAAGTACCTGCCCAAGCTGTGCTCCGGCGAACACATCGGCGCCCTGGCCATGAGCGAGCCGAATGCCGGCTCCGACGTGGTATCGATGAAGCTGCGCGCCGAGAAGCGCGGCGACCGCTACATCCTCAACGGCAACAAGATGTGGATCACCAACGGCCCCGACGCCAACACCTACGTGATCTACGCCAAGACCGACATCAACGCCGGTTCGCGCGGCATGACCGCGTTCATCGTCGAGCGCGACTACAAGGGCTTCTCCCGCCACCAGAAGCTCGACAAGCTGGGCATGCGCGGCTCCAACACCTGCGAACTGGTGTTCGAGGACGTGGAAGTACCGGAAGAGAACATCCTCGGCGGCGAAGGCCGTGGCGTGGCCGTACTGATGAGCGGCCTGGACTACGAGCGCACCGTGCTCTCCGGCGGCCCGACCGGGATCATGAGCGCCTGCATGGACGTGGTGCTGCCCTACGTGCACGAGCGCAAGCAGTTCAAGCAGTCGATCGGCGAGTTCCAGCTGGTGCAAGGCAAGCTGGCCGACATGTACGCCGGCATGAACGCCTCCAAGTCCTACCTGTACAACGTGGCCAAGGCCTGCGACCGCGGCGAGGAATCACGCAAAGACGCCGCGGCGGTGATCCTCTACACCGCCGAAATGGCCACCAAGATGGCCCTCGACACCATCCAGCTGCTCGGCGGCAACGGCTACACCAACGAGTACCCAGCCGGCCGCCTGCTGCGTGACGCCAAGCTCTACGAGATCGGCGCCGGCACCAGCGAGATCCGCCGCATGCTGATCGGCCGCGAGCTGTACAACGAGACCAAGTGA
- a CDS encoding substrate-binding domain-containing protein: MSRAPSASDRQSCILAYVWLLLGFICYALPWSVFAAEPAALMRIQGSNTIGAKLGPALVKGLFEQQGLRNVRIAASAAENEQQVLGEDDQGRTLSVNVAAHGSGTGFIALQDGSADLAASSRPIKDAEATALMGLLGDMRSLAAEQVIAIDGLAIILHPSNPLSALSTEQLARIFSGEVRTWEELGGRGGAITLYARDDKSGTFDTFKELVLASHGKSLAASAKRYESSDQLSDGVSQDPSGIGFIGLPYIRQSKAVAIADGESQPMLPSATLIATEDYPLSRRLFFYNPPGTSNTWVQALVQFAHSPAGQAIVEKSGFIPQTVQAVKVASNPAMPDDYRQLAEQAQRLSVNFRFQEASATLDNKAQHDVDRVLEYLKSHDKLHHQVVLVGFGDPKSDPARAALLSKLRAMAVRRELAKGGVIFRDITGLGEQLPVAANSGDEGRLKNRRVEVWVY; this comes from the coding sequence ATGTCGCGCGCCCCATCCGCCAGTGATCGGCAATCCTGCATCCTTGCCTATGTATGGCTGCTGCTCGGTTTCATCTGCTACGCCCTGCCCTGGTCGGTATTTGCTGCCGAACCCGCCGCGCTGATGCGCATCCAGGGTTCCAACACCATCGGCGCCAAGCTCGGCCCGGCACTGGTCAAGGGTCTGTTCGAGCAACAGGGCCTGCGCAATGTGCGCATCGCCGCCAGCGCCGCCGAAAACGAACAGCAGGTGCTGGGCGAGGACGACCAGGGCCGCACCCTCAGCGTCAACGTCGCCGCCCACGGCTCGGGCACCGGTTTCATCGCCCTGCAGGACGGTAGCGCCGACCTCGCCGCCTCGTCGCGACCGATCAAGGATGCCGAGGCCACTGCACTCATGGGCCTGCTGGGCGACATGCGCAGCCTGGCCGCCGAACAGGTGATCGCCATCGACGGCCTGGCCATCATCCTGCACCCGTCCAACCCCCTGTCCGCCCTGAGCACCGAGCAGCTGGCGCGCATCTTCTCCGGTGAAGTGCGCACCTGGGAGGAGCTCGGCGGCCGCGGCGGCGCCATCACCCTGTATGCCCGCGACGACAAGTCCGGCACCTTCGACACTTTCAAGGAACTGGTACTGGCCAGCCACGGCAAGAGCCTGGCCGCCAGCGCCAAGCGCTACGAGTCGAGCGACCAGCTGTCCGACGGAGTCAGCCAGGATCCCAGCGGCATCGGCTTCATCGGCCTGCCCTATATCCGCCAGAGCAAGGCGGTGGCCATTGCCGACGGCGAGTCCCAGCCGATGCTGCCCAGCGCCACGCTGATCGCCACCGAGGACTACCCGCTGTCGCGCCGCCTGTTCTTCTACAACCCGCCAGGCACCAGCAACACCTGGGTGCAGGCGCTGGTGCAGTTCGCCCACAGCCCGGCCGGCCAGGCGATTGTCGAGAAGAGCGGCTTCATCCCGCAGACCGTGCAGGCGGTCAAGGTCGCCAGCAACCCGGCCATGCCCGACGACTACCGCCAACTGGCCGAGCAGGCCCAGCGCCTGTCGGTGAACTTCCGCTTCCAGGAAGCCAGCGCCACCCTCGACAACAAGGCCCAGCACGATGTCGACCGGGTGCTCGAATACCTCAAGAGCCACGACAAGCTGCATCACCAGGTGGTGCTGGTCGGCTTCGGCGACCCGAAGAGCGATCCGGCCCGCGCCGCCCTGCTGTCCAAACTGCGCGCCATGGCCGTACGTCGCGAACTGGCCAAGGGCGGGGTGATCTTCCGCGACATCACCGGCCTCGGCGAACAGCTGCCGGTAGCCGCTAACAGCGGCGACGAAGGCCGCCTGAAGAATCGCCGGGTCGAAGTCTGGGTCTACTGA